In a single window of the Elaeis guineensis isolate ETL-2024a chromosome 4, EG11, whole genome shotgun sequence genome:
- the LOC105033666 gene encoding calcium-dependent protein kinase 26 isoform X2, which yields MGNTCRRSFGINFPHSFNKPPDRSSSKRNPSSSDGSRSCSSYETPKKPDREAAVSPREAHSAAVVAAAVMRRGIDPNSNYVLGHKTPNLRDLYTLGRKLGQGQFGTTYLCTEISTGIEYACKSISKRKLISKDDVEDVRREIQIMHHLAGHKNVVTIKGAYEDSHSVHIVMELCAGGELFDRIIERGHFSERKAAEITRIIVGVVEACHSLGVMHRDLKPENFLLVNKDDDTSLKAIDFGLSVFFKPGQVFADVVGSPYYVAPEVLLKLYGPEADVWTAGVILYILLSGVPPFWAETQQGIFDAILKGVIDFDSDPWPLISDSAKDLIRKMLCSSPSERLAAHEVLCHPWICENGVAPDRALDPAVLSRLKQFSAMNKLKKMALRVLIYFLRSILVNLYVIAESLSEEEIAGLREMFKAMDTDNSGAITYDELKAGLRRYGSTLKDTEIRDLMEAADVDNSGTIDYAEFIAATLHLNKLEREEHLVAAFSYFDKDGSGYITVDELQQACKEHNMTDVFLEDIIKEVDQDNDGRIDYGEFVAMMQKGNMGVGRRTMRNSLNISMRDVPGAR from the exons ATGGGCAACACATGCCGGAGATCTTTTGGAATCAACTTTCCCCACAGCTTCAACAAGCCGCCGGACCGATCGTCCTCTAAGCGGAatccctcctcctccgacggttcCCGCTCCTGCTCCAGCTACGAGACACCCAAGAAGCCCGACCGTGAGGCCGCCGTGAGCCCCAGAGAAGCCCATTCCGCCGCGGTCGTCGCCGCCGCCGTCATGAGGCGCGGCATCGACCCCAACTCCAACTACGTCCTCGGCCACAAGACCCCCAACCTCCGGGACCTCTACACCCTCGGCCGCAAGCTGGGGCAGGGCCAGTTCGGCACCACGTACCTCTGCACCGAGATCTCCACGGGGATCGAGTATGCCTGCAAGTCGATTTCCAAGCggaaattgatctccaaagatgACGTGGAGGATGTCAGGAGGGAGATCCAGATCATGCACCATCTCGCGGGCCACAAGAACGTGGTCACGATCAAGGGGGCGTACGAGGACTCGCACTCCGTGCACATCGTGATGGAGCTGTGCGCCGGTGGGGAGCTCTTCGACCGGATCATTGAGAGGGGGCATTTCAGCGAACGCAAGGCGGCCGAGATCACGAGGATCATCGTCGGGGTCGTGGAGGCGTGCCACTCCCTTGGAGTCATGCACCGGGATCTCAAGCCGGAGAATTTCTTgcttgttaataaggatgacgatACCTCGCTCAAAGCCATCGATTTTGGTCTCTCAGTGTTCTTCAAGCCag GTCAGGTCTTTGCTGATGTGGTTGGAAGCCCATACTATGTTGCTCCTGAGGTACTGTTGAAGCTTTATGGACCAGAGGCTGATGTCTGGACAGCTGGTGTTATACTTTACATATTGTTGAGTGGTGTACCACCTTTTTGGGCTG AAACACAGCAAGGAATATTTGATGCAATTCTGAAGGGAGTAATAGATTTTGACTCAGATCCATGGCCATTAATATCTGATAGTGCCAAGGATCTTATCAGAAAAATGCTCTGTTCTAGTCCTTCAGAACGCTTGGCAGCCCATGAAGTACTAT GTCATCCCTGGATATGTGAAAATGGAGTTGCTCCTGACAGAGCTCTTGATCCTGCAGTCCTTTCTCGCCTCAAACAATTTTCAGCAatgaataaattaaagaagatgGCTTTACGA GTGCTGATTTATTTTCTTAGATCGATCCTTGTGAATTTGTAT GTAATAGCTGAAAGCCTTTCAGAGGAGGAGATTGCTGGATTGAGAGAAATGTTCAAGGCAATGGACACGGACAATAGCGGTGCTATTACATATGACGAGCTGAAAGCGGGTCTGAGAAGATACGGTTCTACTTTGAAGGATACGGAGATTCGTGATCTTATGGAAGCA gctGATGTGGACAACAGTGGTACCATAGACTATGCAGAATTCATTGCTGCAACATTACACCTCAACAAGTTAGAGCGTGAAGAACATTTGGTGGCAGCTTTTTCATATTTTGACAAGGACGGAAGTGGCTATATTACAGTTGATGAACTTCAGCAAGCTTGTAAAGAGCATAACATGACTGATGTTTTTCTTGAAGACATTATCAAGGAAGTTGATCAGGATAAT GATGGTCGTATTGACTATGGCGAGTTCGTTGCTATGATGCAGAAGGGCAATATGGGAGTTGGAAGACGGACAATGCGGAACAGTTTGAATATAAGCATGAGGGATGTGCCAGGGGCTCGCTGA
- the LOC105033666 gene encoding calcium-dependent protein kinase 26 isoform X1 codes for MGNTCRRSFGINFPHSFNKPPDRSSSKRNPSSSDGSRSCSSYETPKKPDREAAVSPREAHSAAVVAAAVMRRGIDPNSNYVLGHKTPNLRDLYTLGRKLGQGQFGTTYLCTEISTGIEYACKSISKRKLISKDDVEDVRREIQIMHHLAGHKNVVTIKGAYEDSHSVHIVMELCAGGELFDRIIERGHFSERKAAEITRIIVGVVEACHSLGVMHRDLKPENFLLVNKDDDTSLKAIDFGLSVFFKPGQVFADVVGSPYYVAPEVLLKLYGPEADVWTAGVILYILLSGVPPFWAGMTFMYTYSHCFMIHDKLAITKVELPLFAETQQGIFDAILKGVIDFDSDPWPLISDSAKDLIRKMLCSSPSERLAAHEVLCHPWICENGVAPDRALDPAVLSRLKQFSAMNKLKKMALRVIAESLSEEEIAGLREMFKAMDTDNSGAITYDELKAGLRRYGSTLKDTEIRDLMEAADVDNSGTIDYAEFIAATLHLNKLEREEHLVAAFSYFDKDGSGYITVDELQQACKEHNMTDVFLEDIIKEVDQDNDGRIDYGEFVAMMQKGNMGVGRRTMRNSLNISMRDVPGAR; via the exons ATGGGCAACACATGCCGGAGATCTTTTGGAATCAACTTTCCCCACAGCTTCAACAAGCCGCCGGACCGATCGTCCTCTAAGCGGAatccctcctcctccgacggttcCCGCTCCTGCTCCAGCTACGAGACACCCAAGAAGCCCGACCGTGAGGCCGCCGTGAGCCCCAGAGAAGCCCATTCCGCCGCGGTCGTCGCCGCCGCCGTCATGAGGCGCGGCATCGACCCCAACTCCAACTACGTCCTCGGCCACAAGACCCCCAACCTCCGGGACCTCTACACCCTCGGCCGCAAGCTGGGGCAGGGCCAGTTCGGCACCACGTACCTCTGCACCGAGATCTCCACGGGGATCGAGTATGCCTGCAAGTCGATTTCCAAGCggaaattgatctccaaagatgACGTGGAGGATGTCAGGAGGGAGATCCAGATCATGCACCATCTCGCGGGCCACAAGAACGTGGTCACGATCAAGGGGGCGTACGAGGACTCGCACTCCGTGCACATCGTGATGGAGCTGTGCGCCGGTGGGGAGCTCTTCGACCGGATCATTGAGAGGGGGCATTTCAGCGAACGCAAGGCGGCCGAGATCACGAGGATCATCGTCGGGGTCGTGGAGGCGTGCCACTCCCTTGGAGTCATGCACCGGGATCTCAAGCCGGAGAATTTCTTgcttgttaataaggatgacgatACCTCGCTCAAAGCCATCGATTTTGGTCTCTCAGTGTTCTTCAAGCCag GTCAGGTCTTTGCTGATGTGGTTGGAAGCCCATACTATGTTGCTCCTGAGGTACTGTTGAAGCTTTATGGACCAGAGGCTGATGTCTGGACAGCTGGTGTTATACTTTACATATTGTTGAGTGGTGTACCACCTTTTTGGGCTGGTATGACTTTTATGTACACCTATTCACACTGCTTCATGATTCATGATAAATTGGCAATCACTAAAGTTGAACTTCCACTTTTTGCAGAAACACAGCAAGGAATATTTGATGCAATTCTGAAGGGAGTAATAGATTTTGACTCAGATCCATGGCCATTAATATCTGATAGTGCCAAGGATCTTATCAGAAAAATGCTCTGTTCTAGTCCTTCAGAACGCTTGGCAGCCCATGAAGTACTAT GTCATCCCTGGATATGTGAAAATGGAGTTGCTCCTGACAGAGCTCTTGATCCTGCAGTCCTTTCTCGCCTCAAACAATTTTCAGCAatgaataaattaaagaagatgGCTTTACGA GTAATAGCTGAAAGCCTTTCAGAGGAGGAGATTGCTGGATTGAGAGAAATGTTCAAGGCAATGGACACGGACAATAGCGGTGCTATTACATATGACGAGCTGAAAGCGGGTCTGAGAAGATACGGTTCTACTTTGAAGGATACGGAGATTCGTGATCTTATGGAAGCA gctGATGTGGACAACAGTGGTACCATAGACTATGCAGAATTCATTGCTGCAACATTACACCTCAACAAGTTAGAGCGTGAAGAACATTTGGTGGCAGCTTTTTCATATTTTGACAAGGACGGAAGTGGCTATATTACAGTTGATGAACTTCAGCAAGCTTGTAAAGAGCATAACATGACTGATGTTTTTCTTGAAGACATTATCAAGGAAGTTGATCAGGATAAT GATGGTCGTATTGACTATGGCGAGTTCGTTGCTATGATGCAGAAGGGCAATATGGGAGTTGGAAGACGGACAATGCGGAACAGTTTGAATATAAGCATGAGGGATGTGCCAGGGGCTCGCTGA
- the LOC105033666 gene encoding calcium-dependent protein kinase 26 isoform X3 produces MGNTCRRSFGINFPHSFNKPPDRSSSKRNPSSSDGSRSCSSYETPKKPDREAAVSPREAHSAAVVAAAVMRRGIDPNSNYVLGHKTPNLRDLYTLGRKLGQGQFGTTYLCTEISTGIEYACKSISKRKLISKDDVEDVRREIQIMHHLAGHKNVVTIKGAYEDSHSVHIVMELCAGGELFDRIIERGHFSERKAAEITRIIVGVVEACHSLGVMHRDLKPENFLLVNKDDDTSLKAIDFGLSVFFKPGQVFADVVGSPYYVAPEVLLKLYGPEADVWTAGVILYILLSGVPPFWAETQQGIFDAILKGVIDFDSDPWPLISDSAKDLIRKMLCSSPSERLAAHEVLCHPWICENGVAPDRALDPAVLSRLKQFSAMNKLKKMALRVIAESLSEEEIAGLREMFKAMDTDNSGAITYDELKAGLRRYGSTLKDTEIRDLMEAADVDNSGTIDYAEFIAATLHLNKLEREEHLVAAFSYFDKDGSGYITVDELQQACKEHNMTDVFLEDIIKEVDQDNDGRIDYGEFVAMMQKGNMGVGRRTMRNSLNISMRDVPGAR; encoded by the exons ATGGGCAACACATGCCGGAGATCTTTTGGAATCAACTTTCCCCACAGCTTCAACAAGCCGCCGGACCGATCGTCCTCTAAGCGGAatccctcctcctccgacggttcCCGCTCCTGCTCCAGCTACGAGACACCCAAGAAGCCCGACCGTGAGGCCGCCGTGAGCCCCAGAGAAGCCCATTCCGCCGCGGTCGTCGCCGCCGCCGTCATGAGGCGCGGCATCGACCCCAACTCCAACTACGTCCTCGGCCACAAGACCCCCAACCTCCGGGACCTCTACACCCTCGGCCGCAAGCTGGGGCAGGGCCAGTTCGGCACCACGTACCTCTGCACCGAGATCTCCACGGGGATCGAGTATGCCTGCAAGTCGATTTCCAAGCggaaattgatctccaaagatgACGTGGAGGATGTCAGGAGGGAGATCCAGATCATGCACCATCTCGCGGGCCACAAGAACGTGGTCACGATCAAGGGGGCGTACGAGGACTCGCACTCCGTGCACATCGTGATGGAGCTGTGCGCCGGTGGGGAGCTCTTCGACCGGATCATTGAGAGGGGGCATTTCAGCGAACGCAAGGCGGCCGAGATCACGAGGATCATCGTCGGGGTCGTGGAGGCGTGCCACTCCCTTGGAGTCATGCACCGGGATCTCAAGCCGGAGAATTTCTTgcttgttaataaggatgacgatACCTCGCTCAAAGCCATCGATTTTGGTCTCTCAGTGTTCTTCAAGCCag GTCAGGTCTTTGCTGATGTGGTTGGAAGCCCATACTATGTTGCTCCTGAGGTACTGTTGAAGCTTTATGGACCAGAGGCTGATGTCTGGACAGCTGGTGTTATACTTTACATATTGTTGAGTGGTGTACCACCTTTTTGGGCTG AAACACAGCAAGGAATATTTGATGCAATTCTGAAGGGAGTAATAGATTTTGACTCAGATCCATGGCCATTAATATCTGATAGTGCCAAGGATCTTATCAGAAAAATGCTCTGTTCTAGTCCTTCAGAACGCTTGGCAGCCCATGAAGTACTAT GTCATCCCTGGATATGTGAAAATGGAGTTGCTCCTGACAGAGCTCTTGATCCTGCAGTCCTTTCTCGCCTCAAACAATTTTCAGCAatgaataaattaaagaagatgGCTTTACGA GTAATAGCTGAAAGCCTTTCAGAGGAGGAGATTGCTGGATTGAGAGAAATGTTCAAGGCAATGGACACGGACAATAGCGGTGCTATTACATATGACGAGCTGAAAGCGGGTCTGAGAAGATACGGTTCTACTTTGAAGGATACGGAGATTCGTGATCTTATGGAAGCA gctGATGTGGACAACAGTGGTACCATAGACTATGCAGAATTCATTGCTGCAACATTACACCTCAACAAGTTAGAGCGTGAAGAACATTTGGTGGCAGCTTTTTCATATTTTGACAAGGACGGAAGTGGCTATATTACAGTTGATGAACTTCAGCAAGCTTGTAAAGAGCATAACATGACTGATGTTTTTCTTGAAGACATTATCAAGGAAGTTGATCAGGATAAT GATGGTCGTATTGACTATGGCGAGTTCGTTGCTATGATGCAGAAGGGCAATATGGGAGTTGGAAGACGGACAATGCGGAACAGTTTGAATATAAGCATGAGGGATGTGCCAGGGGCTCGCTGA